From the genome of Fibrobacter sp. UWH6:
TTCCTGCCACTGACGCACCATGCCCAGGTACTTGTTGTCGAGAACGAAAATCTTGATGGGCAGCTTGTGGATTGCTGCGGTTGCAAGTTCAAATTCGGTCATCTGGAAGCCACCATCGCCGCTGAAGCTGCAGACGGGCCAGCCGGTGGTGTTGCCGAATGCTGCACCGATTGCAGAGGGCAGGCCGAAGCCCATGGTGCCTGCGCCGCCACTGGAGTGGAGCTGGCGGGGGTTGTTGATCTTGAAGAACTGTGCAACCCACATCTGGTGCTGACCCACGTCGGTCGTGACGATTGCCTTACCCTGGGTAAGGTCGCTGACGGTCTGCACGATGTGCTGCATACGGAGACCACCCTGCTTGGGGTAGGTCAGCGGGAAACGCTTCTTCCAAGTCTGGCAGGTCTTGACCCATTCTGCGGAGTCCAGCTTAGAAACGAGGGGCAGGAGCTGTTCCAGAACCATCTTGGCATCGCCGCACATGAACACATCCGGCTGGAGAACCTTGCCTTCTTCGGCGGGGTCGATGTCGATGTGCATCTTGATGGCGTCCTTACAGAACACTTCAAGCTTACCGGTGATACGGTCGTCCCAGCGGGAACCGATGGAGAGAATCAGGTCGCAGTCAAGCACAGCCTTGTTTGCGTAAACAGTACCGTGCATGCCCAGCATACCGAGAGAAAGTTCGTGGTCGGTGGGGAAGGTGCCGAGGCCGAGGAGGGTGCAAGCTACGGGAGCCTGGAGCTTTTCTGCCAGTTCCTTAACCTGACGGGCTGCGCCAGAAATCATAGCGCCGTGGCCAACGAGGAGCAGGGGCTTCTTGGACTTCTTCAGGAATTCAGCAGCCTTTTCTACGGTTTCTGCAGGAGCGTAGGTAGGAATCTTGTAGCCGGGAAGGTCCATCTGATCGGTGAACGGTGCGGTGCAAGCGCCGGCAGTCACATCCTTCGGGAGGTCGATGAGCACGGGGCCCGGACGGCCAGTACGTGCAATGTGGAAAGCTTCCTTCATGATGCGGGGAAGATCGTTGGGATCCTTCACTAGGTAGGAGTGCTTGACGGCAGCGAAAGTCATACCGCTGGTATCGCATTCCTGGAAGGCGTCCTTACCCAGGTTCGGAGTGGTGGTCTGAGCGGCCAGCACAACGATGGGGCTGGAATCCATGAGGGCAGTGTAGATGCCTGTAAAGGTGTTGGTAGCACCCGGGCCGGAAGTAACGAGGGCAACGCCGACCTTGCCGGTCTGACGAGCATAGCCATCAGCCATGTGAGTTGCGCCCTGTTCGTGACGGGTGAGGACAACCTTGATGTTGGAATCAAGAATTGCGTCAAACATCGGAATTGCGGATCCACCAGGATAGCCGAAGATTGTGTCGATGCCTTCACGCTTGAGGCATTCGATGATCACTTCTGCGCCGCTTAAGGTTTTATTTGCCATAAAATTTCCTATTTCGGATGGTTTATAACTTTTATAATATGGCGAAAATATAGTCAAACATAGGGTAAATGGTAAGAGTTTGATGAAATTATTTTGAAAAAATGATGGTTTTTGAATGCAAATTTGGGAAAATTGGTCTTTTGTTTGATTAAAAACACGTTTTTATTTCTGTAAATGTTGCCTCATGTTGTTTTTTGTTCGCTGAAAATGAACGTTTTGGACTGAGGAACCGTGAAAATAAAAGGTTTGAATGCCTTTTGGGAACTGAAAAACCTTTCCTTGAATGCGGAATTATAAATGAAAGCAAAATGTAAGCGAATCTTTTTTTGAAAAACTCGTGTATAAGAGAGAACCTTTCAAAAAAGGAGTTTTATGGTTCCGTATAATGCGATTTCTGTAAAGGATTGTGCCTTGGTCTATCAGGTCCCTGTTGAAAATTCGTCGCTTCTTCCTCGCGAGAAAATTGAACGGCTTGGTCCCTCGGCTATGAGCAATGAGGAACTGCTTGCGCTGATTCTCGGTAGCGGCTGCCAGAATTGCGATGTTTTTGAATTGTCCAGGCATCTGGCAGATTTTCTTTCTTCTGAATCGACGATTCCTTCGCTTCAGCGTCTGCGTAAGATCAAGGGGCTGGGCCGTGTAAAGGCATCCCAGGTCCTTGCCTGCCTTGAATTGTCGGGGCGCTATATCCTCAGTGGTAACGTGAGCTCCGTTTCTTCGCCCGAAGATTTGCTGCCTAGGCTTTCCTATATGAAGTATGAGGAACAGGAACATCTTGTATTGGTGACGCTGAATTCCTCCAACGACGTCATCCGCGTTCATGAATTGACGACCGGGCTTGTGAATCAGACTCCGGTTCATCCTCGTGAAGCTTTTGCCCGTGCAATCGAAGACCGTGCCGTGTCTGTTATTTTCGCCCACAATCACCCTTCGGGTTCGACGTCTCCCAGTCAGGAAGATATTTCCATTACGCGGATTCTCTGTGCGTCGGGAAAAATTCTCCAGATTCCCGTTCTGGATCATATTATAGTGGGACGTAAGGGGTTTACCAGCATTTGTCGGCTCCACTCGGAACTGTTTGAACGGGGTATGGAAATGTAGAGTGCTTTTGTGATGTGATTTTCGCAACACCGAATTGTATGTAAATCTTTGTTCACAAAGGGGCTGCGCCCCCCCCTTTTGTGTGTTTTTAATCGCATTTTGGCTAATGCTTTTATAAGTTTTTTTTGTCAAGAAACTATATTTTACTTAGTTAATTTCTGGGTGCCGTGTTTGGTGGCGCCCCACTCATAAGGAGATGCTATGAAAAAAGTAGCTATGGGTCTTGCCCTCGCTTTGGCGGCTTCTGCCTTTGCAGGTCATCCCCAGACAATCAATAAGGAAGGCTTTGTCGGTGTGAATAACACCCAGTCTGCCCAGTCTCTTGGACATTCCAAGCTGGTGTTTACCCTTTTGGGTGATGCCACATTTGGCAACAACATGTTCCCTGCAGGTGCAGACGGACTTCCTGTTGCTGATTTTACGGGTATCAACGCTAATGTGGGTTTTGCCATCGGTATCTGGCATTACTTTGACTTGGGCGTTACCCTGCCTGTGTACTATGACCAGTACAAGCGTGGCGAAAACGGCGACATGGAAAAGATGGGTTATGTCGGTAACCTGAAGGGTGACTTGAAGGCTCGCTTCCCTCTTCCCGAAGATCAGCCCATGGACGTGGCCGTCTATGCTGGTGTCGCTGCTGGTACTGCTGATGCCAAGAAGCAGGGCCTTTGGGTTCGCTATCCGGAATACGTAAACAAGAACACTGGTGTTGCCTATCCGTATGGTACCAAGAATACCACCCTGGACTTCGGCCTTGCCGTGACCATGGATCTTGAAAAGACTGACGCCTATCCGTTCCTGCTCCACTTGAATGGTGGCTACCGCTATACAACTAATAGCGAATATCTGTCTCTGCCTTACTTGAATGCTGCCGCAGAAATTTACTTCCTGGACTTCCTGTCCCTGTTCCTGGAATATCACTGGGATATCCAGTTGGATGGTATAACCACGAATGTTGGTGGTTGGCCTGTGGAAGATCAGAAATTTGACTCCAAGCAGTTGACCGGTGCCCTGGTGTTCCATCTGCCTGTTGGTCTGGATCTCCATATGGGTGCTTCTTACTACCTGGGTGGGGAAAAGGGTGTTGTCGTCTCTATCCCCAACAAGGATGGAAATGGCAACAAGGTTAACTACATGCCTACTCGCGTGAATCCGGAATACACCGTTTACGGTGGTCTTACCTGGAGCGGCTTCCTGCTTGCCCAGGACCGCGATGGCGATGGCGTCGTGGATGATGAAGATAAGTGCCCGGATGACTACGGTCATCGTCTGAACCAGGGTTGCCCGCTGGGTAATCCCGATGCTGACGAAGATGGCGTTTGCGATGCCTGGGTTGCCGAAAAGGGCTTCCTGGATGAATTCTCCGAAGTTTGCGAAGGCGTAGACCAGTGCCCCAACGAACCGGGTGAAGGCGAAGATGGTTGCCCGCTGGGTAATCCGGACCCGGATGAAGATGGTGTCTGCGATCCTTGGGTATCTCAGAGAAAGATGCAGAAGAAGTTCAAGGATGTTTGCGACGGCATCGATGAATGCCCGAACCAGGCCGGTTCTCCTGCATTCAACGGTTGCCCCACCAAGCAGCCGGACCCGGATAATGACGGTCTCTGCTCTCCGTGGGTAACTGACGAAGGCGTTCTGAACGAATTTGCTGACGTATGTAAGGGTTACGATATGTGCCCGGGCGAAGCTGGTACTAAGGCCAATAAGGGCTGCCCGTGGGATGATCCGGACTCCGATAACGACGGCCTTTGCGACGAATGGGTAACTCAGAAGAAGATGGGCTACTACTTCGAAAAGGCTGCTGAAGATGAAAACCTGAAGGCTGAATACTTCATTGAAAAGACCTGTAAGGGTATCGATAAGTGCCCCACCGAATTCGGTCCGGCAAACAACGAAGGTTGCCCGCTGGGTAATCCGGATACCGACCAGGATGGCTTCTGCGATCCTTGGGTAACTGAGAAGGGCTTGCTGGAACAGTACGAAGGTATCTGCCAGGGTATCGATAAGTGCCCGACTGAAGCCGGTGAAGCTTTCGCTCAGGGTTGCCCGATGGACAATCCGGATGCCGATGGTGACTCTCTGTGCGCACCTTGGGTAACTGAAAAGGGTATGCAGAAGGACTTTGCAAATATCTGCCACGGCGTCGATAAGTGCCCGGTGGAAGCAGGTCCGGAATGGAATAAGGGCTGCCCGGCTGAAAATCCGGACCCCGACCAGGATAGCCTCTGCTCTCCGTGGGTGAAGAAGCAGGGTATGCTCGAACAGTTCAAGGATGTTTGCCACGGTATTGACCGCTGCGAAGATGAAGCAGGTCCGGAATGGAATAAGGGTTGCCCGATTGACGACGATCCGGACTCCGATAAGGATGGCATCTGCTCTCAGTGGGTTGCCGATAAGAAGCTCCTGGATCAGTTCAAGGATGTATGTACCGGCATCGACCGCTGCCCGGATGTGGCTGGCGACGATGGTCACGGCTGCCCCAAGAAGGCTCCTGAAAAGCTTGATGGTGTTACCTTCAAGTCCGGTAAGGCTACCCTCGAATCCAACGCTAAGAAGATCTTGAAGAGCATCGCTAAGAAGCTTGTCGAAAATGACGAGTATAAGGATCTGAAAATCGTTATCCAGGGTCATACCGATAACGTTGGTAAGGAAAAGACCAACACCAAGCTTTCTCAGCAGCGTGCAGAATCCGTGATGAAGGAACTGACCAAGGCTGGCGTGAAGAAGGATCGTATCAAGGCAATTGGTATGGGCCCGACTTGCCCGGTCGACGACAACAGCACTGCTGATGGCCGTGAAAACAACCGCCGTATCGAAATGGTCTTCGTAAGCCCGGACGATGACGGTATGAGCTGCCATAGCAACTACGTTCCGTAATCGAACAACGCGATATTAGCGAATGAAGCCCTCGGACAAAAAGTCCGGGGGCTTTTTTGTTATCTTTAATGTTATGACAAAGCTTGATGAAATTTTGACTGCTATTGAAGCTTCTAACCATGACCTGGTGGAAATGGATGCTGAACACCTTAACCATAAGATGGTGCAGAAGGCTCGCCTCGGCAAGAAGCCCGTTCCCCGCCATACGCAGGACTTGATTTTGAATGCCCTGAACCGCCTGCTGGTAGAAAAGGAAGTCGAAGGTGCGAAGCCCTACAAGCGACTGGAACTTTTCGGCAACGAACAAATGGCAGTGAATAGTGAACAGTGAATTGAGCTGTGGACAATGAGTTTTGAACAGTGAGTTAAAGTAAGGCGCCCCCGGCGCGATTATAACAACTCATATCTCGTCTCTCGCCTCTCTTAACCTTTAA
Proteins encoded in this window:
- the ilvB gene encoding biosynthetic-type acetolactate synthase large subunit; the encoded protein is MANKTLSGAEVIIECLKREGIDTIFGYPGGSAIPMFDAILDSNIKVVLTRHEQGATHMADGYARQTGKVGVALVTSGPGATNTFTGIYTALMDSSPIVVLAAQTTTPNLGKDAFQECDTSGMTFAAVKHSYLVKDPNDLPRIMKEAFHIARTGRPGPVLIDLPKDVTAGACTAPFTDQMDLPGYKIPTYAPAETVEKAAEFLKKSKKPLLLVGHGAMISGAARQVKELAEKLQAPVACTLLGLGTFPTDHELSLGMLGMHGTVYANKAVLDCDLILSIGSRWDDRITGKLEVFCKDAIKMHIDIDPAEEGKVLQPDVFMCGDAKMVLEQLLPLVSKLDSAEWVKTCQTWKKRFPLTYPKQGGLRMQHIVQTVSDLTQGKAIVTTDVGQHQMWVAQFFKINNPRQLHSSGGAGTMGFGLPSAIGAAFGNTTGWPVCSFSGDGGFQMTEFELATAAIHKLPIKIFVLDNKYLGMVRQWQELFYDHRYSSVDMQGNPDFVKLAEAYGIPGLRIKRAADAERMIQKALDYNDGPIVIWCECEKEDNVFPMIPAGAPLTSMITEQPKAQLEKPTGST
- the radC gene encoding DNA repair protein RadC — translated: MVPYNAISVKDCALVYQVPVENSSLLPREKIERLGPSAMSNEELLALILGSGCQNCDVFELSRHLADFLSSESTIPSLQRLRKIKGLGRVKASQVLACLELSGRYILSGNVSSVSSPEDLLPRLSYMKYEEQEHLVLVTLNSSNDVIRVHELTTGLVNQTPVHPREAFARAIEDRAVSVIFAHNHPSGSTSPSQEDISITRILCASGKILQIPVLDHIIVGRKGFTSICRLHSELFERGMEM
- a CDS encoding OmpA family protein, with the protein product MKKVAMGLALALAASAFAGHPQTINKEGFVGVNNTQSAQSLGHSKLVFTLLGDATFGNNMFPAGADGLPVADFTGINANVGFAIGIWHYFDLGVTLPVYYDQYKRGENGDMEKMGYVGNLKGDLKARFPLPEDQPMDVAVYAGVAAGTADAKKQGLWVRYPEYVNKNTGVAYPYGTKNTTLDFGLAVTMDLEKTDAYPFLLHLNGGYRYTTNSEYLSLPYLNAAAEIYFLDFLSLFLEYHWDIQLDGITTNVGGWPVEDQKFDSKQLTGALVFHLPVGLDLHMGASYYLGGEKGVVVSIPNKDGNGNKVNYMPTRVNPEYTVYGGLTWSGFLLAQDRDGDGVVDDEDKCPDDYGHRLNQGCPLGNPDADEDGVCDAWVAEKGFLDEFSEVCEGVDQCPNEPGEGEDGCPLGNPDPDEDGVCDPWVSQRKMQKKFKDVCDGIDECPNQAGSPAFNGCPTKQPDPDNDGLCSPWVTDEGVLNEFADVCKGYDMCPGEAGTKANKGCPWDDPDSDNDGLCDEWVTQKKMGYYFEKAAEDENLKAEYFIEKTCKGIDKCPTEFGPANNEGCPLGNPDTDQDGFCDPWVTEKGLLEQYEGICQGIDKCPTEAGEAFAQGCPMDNPDADGDSLCAPWVTEKGMQKDFANICHGVDKCPVEAGPEWNKGCPAENPDPDQDSLCSPWVKKQGMLEQFKDVCHGIDRCEDEAGPEWNKGCPIDDDPDSDKDGICSQWVADKKLLDQFKDVCTGIDRCPDVAGDDGHGCPKKAPEKLDGVTFKSGKATLESNAKKILKSIAKKLVENDEYKDLKIVIQGHTDNVGKEKTNTKLSQQRAESVMKELTKAGVKKDRIKAIGMGPTCPVDDNSTADGRENNRRIEMVFVSPDDDGMSCHSNYVP